In one Pseudomonas tensinigenes genomic region, the following are encoded:
- the pcaG gene encoding protocatechuate 3,4-dioxygenase subunit alpha, whose translation MTLTATTSHTVGPYYHIGLTWLNRENLTVDQTLGERVAITGQVVDGNGDVVNDAMLEVWQANAAGKYDHPEDEQDKPLDPHFEGFGRVPVDAEGRFRFTTVKPGSVEGLKGSTQAPHLVVLVFARGLVKHLLTRIYFEGEPANVDDPLLECVPAERRSTLLAKQDASGVYQWNVILQGTDAETVFFDY comes from the coding sequence ATGACGCTGACTGCGACCACGTCCCACACCGTCGGGCCGTACTACCACATCGGCCTGACCTGGCTGAACCGCGAAAACCTCACCGTTGATCAGACTCTTGGCGAGCGTGTGGCGATCACCGGGCAGGTGGTGGATGGCAATGGCGATGTCGTCAACGACGCCATGCTTGAAGTCTGGCAGGCGAATGCCGCCGGCAAGTACGACCACCCGGAAGACGAGCAGGACAAACCGCTCGATCCGCATTTCGAAGGCTTTGGCCGGGTGCCGGTGGATGCAGAAGGGCGCTTCCGCTTCACCACGGTCAAACCGGGTAGCGTAGAGGGCCTGAAAGGCTCGACGCAGGCGCCGCATCTGGTGGTGCTGGTGTTTGCCCGTGGACTGGTCAAGCACTTGCTGACGCGGATCTACTTTGAGGGCGAGCCGGCGAACGTTGATGATCCGTTGCTCGAATGCGTACCGGCGGAACGTCGCAGTACCCTGCTGGCCAAGCAGGACGCCTCGGGTGTTTACCAGTGGAATGTGATTCTGCAGGGCACTGATGCCGAGACGGTGTTCTTCGATTATTAA